The Oncorhynchus gorbuscha isolate QuinsamMale2020 ecotype Even-year linkage group LG06, OgorEven_v1.0, whole genome shotgun sequence sequence TGAGTAATTAGTTTATACTTACTCTACACCAAATCCTTGCTGATTCCAAGACTGTCCATAAGACACTCCATAAGAGGGCACTTGCCAACCATTTGCCATGTACTGTTGTCCATACTGCTGGGCCTGGGGGCTTCCATACATTTGGCTCCATTGTCCCCACTGACCCTGACCATACTCCATCTGTTTAAAGATACAATTGATCACAATCCAATACCTTTCTgggtgagtaaaaaaaaaaaagtgtactTGGAAATGTCAATATTTTAATTGAGCAGTATCTCAATTAAAGATACTTATGTCCTACCTGTGGTACGCTTTTGGCAATGTCGGGGGATTCTTTGCCCCAGTAGCACTTCACTATGTGGCATTCGATGGATGTTCCATTTACAGAAACAATTGCATGGGCAGCACTTTCATGGGAGGAAAACCTGTCAGAAGAACACAAATGTCGACAAGAAACAGTGGTCAAGAAAAGTAATTCAGCACTGCAATCagtgtaaaataaaaaatgtgcaaCATGAGAGGAATTTGTTTTTTTAATGGTTGATAGTGTTAAAGAATAAGTACCGTTTCAAGAATACCAATCATAGGAAAACACACTGTAATAACTCGTGAATAAACAAACTATTTATAAAGAGTGTACATACTATTCATAAATTAATATTTCATTCATGACCATTTAAAACATGCTTAAAATAATTTATAaggatatataataataatatccaaGTTATTATAAAGCATAACCAAAAAAGGATGTAATAAAACCATTTAACTACTTCCACAAATAAATCTGATTGGATTCTACAGTAGACATTATTATTGGGGGCTTTTGGTGTAGTATTAGAAGATGTATTATTGAGTCATATATCGGTACTGCCATCTACAGGCAGAATGAGGCAATACATAGTGTTGTACATGAATAAAATAGGGAATCTTTGCTCAGAATAAAACGGTACCTGATGAAAGAGTAACCTTTCTCTGGGAAAACTCTTATTTCCATGATTTGTCCAAAGGGTGAAAATGTCTGTCGCATGAGATGCTCTGCAAGGAAAAAGATTTCAATGAAACAATCATCCACCTTTGTCTGCCAACCCAGTCTTTGTTTCCCCAAACTCTATTTGTTGGGAACATCTAACGATTGATTCTAAACAGTCTGAGTAACTTTTCATGTTTAACTTAACTTGCCTGATAGTCCGGACTGGATTCCTCCACAGTACACGGTGCAGTTCTGGGGACTGGATTGGTTCACTACATCTTCAAACCTCAGCTGCTTCGAGCCATCTGGTGTAAATATACAAAGGAGATAAATATGAACACTCAGCCTCATAACTCCCCTTTCAACTCTATTAAATCAACACAGTCTTATCTCACTCATACTTACTGTCTTGCACATTCTTTGGGGCGGGTGGCTTGCGAGTTGCCCAGTTGGTCCTTATCTGGCGTCCCCCTAACCACTGTCCCCCCATGTGCACAATGGCATTCTCTGCATCCTGTTGTTTAAAACAAAAGACAACGTTTCCTCTCCAGATTCTACATTGATCTATACATATTCTATAAACTAtgtgctattattattattatgtcattTAAAACATGTTTTGCATACTAAACGATGGAGAATAATATATATTCAACAGGAATAATTATCAAATAAACTACAACTTGTACTTAAGTTACAAAACAACCAACAGAGCACACAAAATGTGCATTTACAGTGTACTTATTTATAAAACTTAACAATTATCTTAAGATCAAATCTACTGaaaatagaaaatagtaaacagaAATAGAAATAACCTTCATCTTGTGTTCCTGCACCGGAGCCTTACCAGTTTGTTATAGAAGGACACAAATCCATACCCCTTAGATTTCGCTGTAGTCATGTCCTTCACAACACGAGCATCCCTGGAAGGACACAAGACAATAGCATCAGACCATTGCACCACTGTATAACATGCATAAATTAAaaggaaccacacacacacactgaacttcGAATCGACTACATTGTCCCCTAAAATCCCAATAAATATCTTAAAGGTGCTACACATAGGATTTGGTTAAATCTTTGCTTTGTAATTTCAGAAAAGGTCCATAATATATCTGCCATAATATATCTGCATTAACAGTGTAATGATAGTGTTTTACAGTATTACTTACTGTACCTgccagtgttgtgattggctgtgataGTCTATTGATTTCTCCTGCCAGAACAGCATCTGTCGTCAAAATGGGAAAGCTGTTCTGACTATGTGGCATTGTTATCTAGTGGAAATCGCTCTGTcctttcctggttgcaaaaattctaCACTGTTCACTTAACTTCAGTTTATGTGAGAAAACAAGCACTGAATAGTGTAGGGAATCATTTTACAATCTAaatcgctgtgaaatatattttcaaaaacAATAAATACCGTTTttacagctgtttgaagctgtaACCGTTTCAGTTTTggtccaccagcttcaaacaacagaataaaaaaaataacattttgttATTGAAAAGACACAGCAATACAACAGCAATAATACACAGcaatttagatggtacaatgattccctaCACTATTCAGTGCTAGTTTTCTCACttaacatatgccatttagcagaacaGTGTCAGACATTCTTTTTGATCGAACCCACCAgaaaagcgccatgctctaccaactgagctacagaacttAAACTGTAATTTTACGAACAGTGTAGAATTTTTGCAACCAGAAAAGGACAGAGCGATTTCCACTAGATAACAATGCCACAGTCAGAACAGCTTTCCCAGTTTGGCGGGAGAAATCAACAGAATGAtatcacagccaatcacaacactggcAGGTACAGTAAGTAATACTGTAAAACACTATTCAAGCACCTTTAACTACCTTAAAAACCCTCAACTGATTACTGATAAAAAGGCAGCATTTGAAAACAAAAACAAGTACAAACAAATGCAACCTACACTGATAGTTTAACTGCTTCTTTCTCCAGATTCATTTTCAGTTAAGGGTTCCCTGTCAAACAGTGCACCCATTATAATCCACAACACTTCTTATGGACTACCATGCATTCCTAATATCTGCTGATGGTGCTCATCCTaccaatataaatatatataaatatcaaAGAGAAAAAAGGAATTAAAATGGCATACATGGCCTGTTAACAGATTTCTTTATTTTTCCTGGTAAATTCTTTACCACCATTATGGAGTTTGGTGAGCTGCAAATTTGAAAACATTTTCAGATTTTTAGGAAAGGAGCATAAAAACTATCAACATTAACAAACCAGAATCAGTTTTACACAAATCTTTAAGTATATGTATTGAATATTGGAATTTGTTATACTAAACTAGGTCATGTtaatacaaaaacacaaaaaGAGAGGAATAGAATAAATAGATAGAGAAAAAGTCTACATCTGAGTTTCCAGTGTGCACAGTTCCTTGCTGTTAGACTTCAAGCTCCTGTCCAATCCTATGAGCATTTCTGTAAAAATAACCAGAACGCTATTACTTAACTGAGACTCACAACTATACTGAAAGGCTGAATGCTTTTCAGGGTTACACATACAAAGCTTGACCTGCAATCTTATATTTGACATACCAAACTACTTACCATTTCCTACATTTATCAAAAAAGCACAAGGGGAAAACAGAAAGCTGACATTCAATGTTGTCAGTGAAAATAGATGAGTTGTGAAATTAGTGGGGGTTTTAGTCAACGAATTACAATTGAAAATGTTCTGTCATCCTGCTTTTCATAAATGATTCAAACAGGGATAGAGATGTATGTATCAAGACTGGGTGTGATGTGCTTTAAAATGTTATTTCAACCAATAATCAAAGAAATtacatctacagtatacaacacattcggaaagtattcagaccccttgacttattctataATGGACTAAAGAAAAAtcctcaatctatacacaataccccataatgacaaagcaaaaacaagattAGAaactttttcaaatgtattacaaataaaacacagaaatatcttacttacataagtattcagaccctttgctgttaagactctaaattgagctcaggtacatcctgtttcaattgatcatccttaagatgtttcttcaacttggagtccacctgtggtaaattctattgattggacatgacttggaaaggcacacacctgtctataataaGGTCcaacagctgacagtgcatgtcagagcaaaaaaaaaatcaccccaaggggtcgaaggaattgtccatatgctccgagacaggattgtgttgtgacacagatctggggaagggtaccaaagaatttctgcaacattgaaagtccccaagaaccctgtggcctacatcattcttaaatggaagaagtttgaaaccactaagactcttcctagagctggccaccactcctcggtaaaaggcacatgatagcaaacttggagtttgccaaaaggcacctaaaggactctcagaccatgaggaacaagattctctggtctcatgaaaccaagattgaactttttgccctgaatgccaagtgtcatgtctggaggaaacctgacacgaTCCCtaaagtgaagcatggtggtggcagtatcatgatatgaggatgtttttcagcagcagggactgggagactagtcaggatcgagagtacagagagatccttga is a genomic window containing:
- the LOC124038105 gene encoding LOW QUALITY PROTEIN: nucleolysin TIAR-like (The sequence of the model RefSeq protein was modified relative to this genomic sequence to represent the inferred CDS: deleted 1 base in 1 codon), translating into MEDECHPKTLYVGNLSRDVTEILILQLFTQIGPCKSCKMITEQPDSRRMNSSVGFSVLQQSSNDPYCFVEFFEHRDAAAALAAMNGRKILGKEVKVNWATTPSSQKKDTSNHFHVFVGDLSPEITTEDIKAAFAPFGKISDARVVKDMTTAKSKGYGFVSFYNKLDAENAIVHMGGQWLGGRQIRTNWATRKPPAPKNVQDNGSKQLRFEDVVNQSSPQNCTVYCGGIQSGLSEHLMRQTFSPFGQIMEIRVFPEKGYSFIRFSSHESAAHAIVSVNGTSIECHIVKCYWGKESPDIAKSVPQMEYGQGQWGQWSQMYGSPQAQQYGQQYMANGWQVPSYGVSYGQSWNQQGFGVEDSILAAAAQNLSRQSQSPAWVGGFGSPAPSQPQTGPVMPNQGNFNMAGYQTQ